DNA from Castor canadensis chromosome 3, mCasCan1.hap1v2, whole genome shotgun sequence:
TTGCTGACCCTGACTGGTTTGGGAACGAGCACATCCAAGCAAAGAGGGCCAGAGTAGAGACCATCGTCCAAGGTGTGTGTCTCTCCCCCATCTCTCTAGTGCCAGAAAATGCCCACGCCAGGGACAGCCCATGCTACCCAGAGAAGGTCAGGGAACGGAAGAGGAAGCAGAGCCTTCCCATGCAGCAAAGCTCCCTTAGGTCAGGCCCTGTCCAAGACCAGGGCACTGGGATAGGGAGCCACCAGGTGAGACAACAGCTTCACCTGCTGAAGCAGCAGCTGAGACATCTTCAAGAGCACATCCTACAGGCTGCCAAGCCCGGGGCTCCAGTCCAGGGCCTGGGAGGCTCTGAGCAGGAAAGAGGCCCCCTGAGTGCAAAGAAGAGGAATGGATGTAGGTCTAGCCCCTGGGATATGGACAGTGATCACCACCAGGACttccaaggaggagaaaagcacagaatggCTGAGATTGGACACCAGTCAGAGGAGCCCAGTTTCCTTCCTTCTGGAGCATGGGCAGTGCTGGAGATCCTGAGGAAGGAACTGACCAGGGTGGTGGCCCAGGCTGTGGACTCAGTATTACAAAAGGTGCTATTGGATCCGCCTGGTCACCTGACCCAGCAGGGAAGAAGCTTCCAGAGGCTAGTGCCAGATGGTAGAAGTGAGCCTTCACTTTCTGGAGGAGGTGCCTGTAAAGATCTACCTGCTCTGGCCACCGCCTTGCCCAGGAGGGTCCAGCCACAAGCTGGGGTTTCTTTGGGAAATTTATCACTGGCCAACCCTCTGGATTCTCCTACATACCCAGTCTCTTCAAGAAGGGTCACCAAACCCTATCAGGGTCCTGCAGCAAACTGTCCCTTCACTGTACCCTCCCACATCCAGGAAAGTCATATTCTTAATCGGTTACTGGGTCATGGGTCCAATGGCCATTGGAGCAGAGGTCCTCCCCAGGATGCATCTTCCCAAAGTTGCCCATCCCCACAGTCTGCCCAGCAGCCTTGGGTTTTGAACCCAAGGCTCCCCCTGCCTTTCACAGCAGCACATCTGGAGAGccagcctctccttccctctgtgaAGATGGAGCAAGGAGTTCTGCAGGCTGTCACTgatgctcttcctttctcttccatccACATATCCTTTTCTGGTCATTGAAGTTTTTGTGGTCACTGCCCAGAGAAGCAGGAAAACTGGAAGTTGAGGAGGAGGTGGACAAATAACTATATTACATACAGAATAGCTTTGTTgtccttgttttttttaacttttttttttcagtagtggagggattgaactcagggccttatacttttagtttgtttttcagataagctctcacatctcacacttttgcccaggccagcctcagcctgtgatcttcctacctctggtTCCCatatatctgggattataggcatgcattatCATGCTGGGCTTTGCCCATGttcatcttctttttaaaacatttttggtggtcctggggtttgaactcaagattttgtgcttgctaggcaggcactctaccacttgaataatgctctcagccctttttgctttagttatttttgggatagggtctcactttttgcccaggctggcctgaaccacaatcctacttgTGCTTCCTGTTTGGCTAatagtcatgtgccaccacacccagtttatttatttatttgtttatttttattggttgagatggggttttgctaactttttccctgggctggacttgaaccataatcctcccaatctctgcctcctgtgtagcttgagCTACTGTGTCCCACTCCCATGGCCTTCTTCATGTTGCATCTGGACCTCCTTCCCGTGTTTCATAGCCTACTGGTGGTGTGACTGAGTGGAAACCACATTTTAGGATTTAAGGATCCCCGGGAAGGTTCATTTACTTTTGTGGCCCATCAGATTCTGCCACAACTGACTTAGTCATTTGAGTCTaagagggttttgtttgtttgctttaaacTCAAATGGGTTTCCAAAATAAGATACTCTATGAAGGAGGAACTCTGTAATTTGGCTTCCAACTGCCTATACTCCCAGGCCAGAGGGTCAAAGGATTGACTTCATCTGAGGTATGGCTTCCCCAGCCTCATAGCTCTACAAGCCAAAGGCCTGCATTATCTAGATAATTCATGGATAATACATGAGGGACCAGGAACTTCTGGGGCAAAAGAGTTGTTTTCCTCAGAGACTGAACCCCCAAAAAGCAGCTGGAAGAGGTGAGAAGCCTTCAGTTTAAGGCATAGTTTTCAAGCCACAGTCACCTGGGAGCTGGgcacaggagggagaggagacCCCTTCTCCTGGAGAAGCCTGAGAGGCTTGGGCTGGCCTGAAGCAGTCTGGATCTTGCTACATCTTTTTCAGAGTCCTTAGGCAGACCCCACTCTCTTAAGCAGTGTTTCCCAGAGTAACCCTCAGGATATTACTAGTTGTTGAGTTAGAAGAAAGCGTCACTTGGGTAAATACTGGGTTTGCTTCTTTACTGTGGGACTTCTCAAAGCCTTTCACATGCTGAAGTATGAATGCAAAGCTCCGAGAGAATGTAGTAGCCCCAAACTCTTGTGACTAAAGAGCCCTCTTCCAATAAGCATTTTGTGGACTAAAATTCCTGAGAACATATTTTggatgtttatgtatttatttatttttagtgaccTTTGCTCACACTGCTGTTTATCATGGACAGCATTAGTCCCAGCCTCCAGCAGTCCATGTGTCTGGAGTCTCATATCCAGGTATGAACCTGTTTTCTGCCTGGCAGGTGCAGGGCCATAAATGGGGGCCGGCTCACTACCAGTCAGAGCCTGCTCTTGGGTCCTAAATGTTATGTGCGCCCCCTGCTGGTCTCAGGTGTTAGAAACACTCCAAAGCTCAGGCTTCTCTGAAAGGCAGTGAGCAATCTTAAAACCAACGCTAAAAACACTTCCtttggggctggcggagtggctcaagtggtagcgtcaGGTGGTGAATTTAAACCTCAgtatcgaaaaaaaaaaaaaaaagccaatcacTGCCTCTTCAGGAAGTAGGAATCCTCTTGGAGGTAAAAAGAGAGCAGCATAGACTTGATTTTCAGTATGAGAACTCTACCTGTCTGGGCCTTTAATGAGAGGCCACTGGTTAGACTCCCTACCGAATTCAGGCAGCAGGACGCAACCTCTCCAAGGAGACGGTCCCCCAGAGGTTTGTTATTTGCCAGGCATCCCTGCCTAGTGAAATGACTGGGCTCAGAGAGAGGTCCCTGCTGACCTAAACCAGGCCTGGTTGCATGGGTGAGTGAGTGCGTGTCCACCCCTGAGATGTCCTGCCTTCCCAACTATCCCCTTCCTCCATGCCTGTATGCCACACTAGAGATTGACTCTTATGAAAGCCACTGAGCAGGCTGCTTTAAAGTAGAAAAGAATGTTCCCAGGGCCACGCCAACCCTGGGTGGGTAATGAGGGTTCCATGAATGTACCCATCACTACTCAGCCACAATTCTGAAACCCCAAAAAAGCTCTTTTCCCTATGACCCCCCTCCCAAGATTGATTCAAACAACTTTTCTTGTGGCAAAATCTGACCTATACAGACTGGAGCCTATTTACAGAAGCCTGAATAATCATACATTTTGCCGTGAGAATATTAGTGCATTGAATTTCAGACTGCCTGTGCTGTGGAGGTCCactatatcacacacacacacacacacacacacaca
Protein-coding regions in this window:
- the Prox2 gene encoding prospero homeobox protein 2, which produces MDPNPILLSSQSRTCSYLEDPCMEGERSLSSQELGRDSPFLWDQLPNSSLADPDWFGNEHIQAKRARVETIVQGVCLSPISLVPENAHARDSPCYPEKVRERKRKQSLPMQQSSLRSGPVQDQGTGIGSHQVRQQLHLLKQQLRHLQEHILQAAKPGAPVQGLGGSEQERGPLSAKKRNGCRSSPWDMDSDHHQDFQGGEKHRMAEIGHQSEEPSFLPSGAWAVLEILRKELTRVVAQAVDSVLQKVLLDPPGHLTQQGRSFQRLVPDGRSEPSLSGGGACKDLPALATALPRRVQPQAGVSLGNLSLANPLDSPTYPVSSRRVTKPYQGPAANCPFTVPSHIQESHILNRLLGHGSNGHWSRGPPQDASSQSCPSPQSAQQPWVLNPRLPLPFTAAHLESQPLLPSVKMEQGVLQAVTDALPFSSIHIQEGLNPGHLKKAKLMFFFTRYPSSNLLKAYFPDVQFNRCITSQMIKWFSNFREFYYIQTEKFARQAISDGVTNPKMLMVLRDSELFRALNVHYNKGNDFEVPDCFLEIASLTLQEFFRAVSAGKDSDPSWKKPIYKIISKLDSDIPEVFKSSSYP